The window ACATAAAGTGACGCTTCAATTCCAACCACGATTATGTCAAGGAGGAAGACATAAacatttgcaagatacatatggatctgaatgttgcagatccgttgactaaacctcttccacgggcaaagcatgatcaacaccagaactctatgggtgttagattcattaccatgtaatgctagattattgactctagtgcaagtgggagactgttggaaatatgccctagaggcaataataaagtggttattattatatttccttgttcatgataatcgtttattatccatgctatgtattgattggaaactcaaatacatgtgtgggtacatagacaacaacatgtccctagtgagcctctaccagactagctcgttgatcaaagatggctatggtttcctagtcatagacatgagttgtcatttcatgacaggatcacatcattaggagaatgatgtgatggacaagacccaaactatgAACGTAACATATGATCGtgtcaagtttattgctatcgttttctgcatgtcaagtatatgttcctatgaccatgagatcatgcaactcactgacaccggaggagtaccttgtgtgtaccaaacgtcgcaacgtaactgggtgactataaaggtgctctacaggtatctccgagggtgtctgttgagttggcatggatcaagactgggatttgtcactctgtatgacggagaggtatctcagggcccactcggtaatacagtatcacaatgagcttgcaagcaatgtgactaatgagttagccacgagatcttgtattacggaacgagtaaagagacttgccggtaacgagaatgaactaggtatggagataccgacgatcgaatctcgggcaagtaacataccgatagacaaagggaactacatacgggattagctgaatccttgacatcaaggttcgaccgataagatcttcgtaaatatgtgggaaccaatatgggtgtccaggtcccgctattggttattgaccgtagaggtgtctcggtcatgtctacatagttctcgaacccgcagggtctacacacttaacgtttggtgacgatataaGTACAGTTGAGTCATAATGGTGGTTActgaaggttgtttggagtcccggatgagatcccggacgtgacgaggaactctggaatggtccggaggtgaagatcgatatattggacgaagtgTATTGGAGTCCAGAATTGTTTTGGGGGTACCGGGTGATGACCAGCGTCACTGAAAGGGGTTTCGGGGGggcggcaagcgttggggggcccatgggccaaggggagggggcaaaccagcccactaaggggctgagcGTCCCCctcaccccatctcacgtaaccaAGAGGGTTGGGGGCGTTCCCCTAGGGCTTCCcacctcccggcttggggggcaagtcaccCTAGGGGAGATCCCATctgccctggccgccgcccccctaagggaaaccctaggggcgccaccccctcctcccttcccctatatatataGAGGTAGAGAGAGGGCGGCCGCACCCGAAGAGCACAACTCCACGCAATGGCGCTGCCTCTCCTCTTCCTCGCATCCCTCTTcctctccgtagtgcttagcgaagctctgctgagattccgccaccgccgccgccaccacgccgtcgtgctgccggaggacTCGAGCTACTACTTCACCATCGCTCGCTGGATTGAGGAGGTGAAAGCGTCATCAAGTCGTAGGTGTGTTGAACGCGAATGTGCCATCTGTTCGGCACTTGGATCAGGAGTTCGTGGGACGGATCGTGATTGGaccacgaagacgttcgactacatcaaccacgtttcataacgcttccgcttagcgatctacaagggtatgtagatgcaatctttcctctcgtagatggtcatctcctagattgatcttagtgagcgtagaaattttttgGTTTCCCATGCAATGTTCCCCAACAAGATGTCCATGGTCGATACTGAATTGTGAGCCAAGCCAAGATCTTGCAACACAGCGGTGCCCAACTCCGCCAGATGGCCAGTGCTGACGGCGAACGCACAAAACCCATGCACGGTCTCTGGTAAGTCGACTTTGCCGTGTAGACTCCGGACCTGTCAGCAGGCCAGCTAAACTGATCATGAAGATGATCATCCCGCGGCACCGTCGCGATGGCAAGGCACAAGTGTGCCACCTGCATATGCGCCAAAAAAGAGATGTCACCTTGCACATCTCGCGACCACGCATTATCCACCAAAGCCTGTCGAACAGTCCTGACGTTGCGCGCCCTGGTGCTAATCATCTCTAAGATCATCGAAGCGATCTCGCCGACCGTGACCCCATGAATCCATCTATCCTTCCAGAACATGACCCTCTCCCCATTGCCAGGTGTAATCTTGATGAAGCTATTGAAGATCAACTtggcctcactgtcctctgccaaaGGGATGCCCTGCCATGGTCGATGCAGATCAGTTCTACGAAGCCATTCCCAACGTACCTGATTGTAATGTGCGCATATTATATACGTAGTACTGAGTTAGGGCGGATAGTGCCTGATATCAAAAGATGACAACAAGGTTTTTATGCCTAGTATGACTGAGCAAAGCGTACAAGCATCCATTCATCACAGTGGAAAGTGCTACATGACGCCAACTTGACAGGAAACAAACTCTTCTCCTTCCTGTTCTTCTTTTTTGAATAGTTTGGATTGCTTACCACATGTGTCGCATGGTAATAGTACTCCATATACAAATGGATGCCAGTGAGCATCCAACTGGAGCAATATGCATTGTCTGACCAGTTAGTGAAATATTGCAGATAACATGGTAGTCTCCGATGCTGCTCAAGGACGCATATATCACTCATTGGTTACTACTAGTGTTTCTTCATTCACATCAAAAGCTTTCCTTGCTTGCTTGagctcttcattcatggagagtaGCTCGGTAGCGCGGTGCAGTTTCCGCATATCCTAGGAAAAAACAGTGAAATGCAAATGCTTAGCTTTGGTGAACTCTGGTGACACAAGTGAAGAGGAAATAACATAGTATCATGTAGTCCAGACCATACCTTTCGGATAAGGTAAAGAAAATCCTCTGTCAAGAGCTTCCCCCTCTTTGAAGCCACATTCTGAGCCTTGTGGACCTGGGAAAAGGCACACCATGGATTCACTCAGCTATGGAACCATAAACTATTCTAAAAGAAAACAATGGAATTATAAACAGCCATGAACTCGAAACAAACTGGCATAACTGGTTAAATATGGCGCAATTATGGATTTCTTGGTTCAGCATGAATGGATTGTTTTGAAGGTTGTGGCAGGTAGATGAGTTGCTCATTTGTGTACGCTACATTTACTTGAAATCACATTGACTCACTCTCGTACAGTGCAAGATGTCGATCCATATTCAGATTATTAATCAAGAAAAATCAGTTACCCAATTATGTCTATTTGCATAGGAAACCACCCAAGACTTCCTAAGTGTACTTAATGGACTCTATTGAAAAGATGAACAATGGTCCAATGGGTCATGCTATCCTCAACAAGACCTTCTATCTGTGAATAGTTTGTATTCTTTTACCAGGCCAAACATAAACTACATAGTTGTACAAATGGCAGAAAACAGGTCAAGCAATCCTCAACAAGACCTTTCTATCTGTGAATAGTATGTATTCTTTTAGCAGGCCAAACATAAACTAAACAGTGTACAAATGCAAGAGAAACTTACGAGGTCAGTAACATATTCCACAACAATGTCCTCTACAAGTGCAACTGTTTCTGGAAGTGGCTGCAAAACCAGCAAAAAAAAAATAGGTCAGTTGCATCGTAAGTCCAGAGCATCTAAGATTTAAAAGGGGAATAGCATGTTTCTTTAATCTTTTTGAGAACCCTAGTAGGAGCATCGACTTATTTACTATGCGAAGAGTGAAACTAAAATATTACAAGGCAAACCAGGCTGTCCACACAGCAACACCGAAAAGAAATGAGAGGCAATAGATGCTAGCTGGCAAAAAACTAGCGGTTTCTCTAGGACCTGCCCAACAGAAAGGCATCCGGTTCAGCTAGCCCTGAACATGAGAGGCCAAATGGCCAGTAGCTACTCACGATGAAAAAACTAGCAGTTCCTTCCACACATTCAACATAAGTAGATGAACAGCACACATAATTTTAATTTTCAATAGAGATTGCATGCGACCACTATCCCATACGCATTGACACTTGTTAGGGGTTGGCTGTTGTCTGATTGCAAAGGTGTAAGCTAATCAACAACCAAAAATCATTGATAAACACAGTCTAAGCAAATATGTACCGATTCCAGGTATGTCCCTTTTACTTTTCTATAAATATATTTCAAGTTTTCAACCATTAAATATTAACATGGTAAATCCACGCCTTGTTTGCTACCACTCTTCTTGCAAAATGCCACTTATGGCCCATTGCATCCTGAATTCTTAAATATACTACTACACGGACTGCATTCTGTTCTACATAATTCCTAACCAAAAAATTAGGGACCCAAAGAGAGAATTGGTCATGGGTCAACTTACATTTGGATCGTCCCCAAACCCATACATCATGTGCTGCACTGAAAGAAAACGAATAGAAGTAAGCCATATGTATGGCGAAAATATAAACAGAAAAGAACAAACAATTCAGAAAACAGAAGAAGGCCTTACGGTCCTTCTGGAAGACGCCGCGCTTGCGCTTAAGGCTCGATGCGGCTGCGTCAGCGCCGCCGACGGCGTGGGGTTGGTTGGAGGAGGACGCCTGGCCCGGTGCCACGGCATGCGCCGAGACCTTGGACTTGCCGGCCGCCGGCGTGGCCGGGGAGGAGTTGTGGCCGTGGCCCGAGGCCCCTGCCGCGGCCGAGGACTTGGACTTGGCAGCCGCAGGCGTGGTTGGGGAGGGCTGATGGCCCTGGCCCGAGGCCGTTGCCGCGGCCTGCCCCGAGGACTTGGatttccccgccgccgccgcggccgggGCAGGGTGATTGCTGCTAGGGTTCTGCATCCCAGCGTCGGATGGGCAGGGCGAAGCAGGGGCAAGAGATTTTCGGTTGGCTACGCTTCCGAGCGGCGCCCGGGGATCTTGATCCGTCGGGTTCTGGCTCGGTTTAGGGCTTCCTGTTCACTGCTGCGGTTTTTTTAATTGGTAATACGTGTCTCGTTCAtatcataaagaacagagtacaAATCACGTAAAAACCAACATAATAAAACTGAAAAGATAGTAGAACATCtctgagcttgacaccaacgcccgtcacctgcctccggcaccaccacagCAGCCACCAAAGAAAAGAATGACGAATCACCACCTCACCCGAGCTCGACGCAGCTCCATCGCTGATAAGCAGCTTTGCGGATGtccaaggtggctcaccaaaagTGAAGCCCTTGCTGTTGAACaaatcagaccggggcaacaccccggacacgccatcaaactccagatctggcacccCACCACGACTAAGGTGCCGAAGGAGGAAACTACACCTGCCATTCACGAACCACGAGCCCAGCACACGTTCCTTCCTTTCAGATGTCgtcgatgcagaccacaatctgcatccgctcctggactacctcccaagctccgcGCCGATGCTGgagcaaacaccgttgcaacgGTGGAGCCCGAGGACACAGATCCACCACGAGGATACCGCCGCCGTCACGACATCCTTGCTTGAACAGACTGGTTTTCAAATCCATCCCCAACCATAGGACCGATGGCCTCGTCAGGAAAGGATCCGAAGAATATTTATTCAGCGCTGTCATCGTCGCCGCCGAAGCAAAGACAATGAACAACCTAAAAAACTAGACTACGGATGAGTAAAAACGATCCACACGCGTGGATCCAGCGACCCCCCTCACCACCGACGACTGAGGTCGCCGGCGGAGGGGAGCCGCCGGAGAACGGCGTTGGAAGATCGGCCtatggcggcggctagggttgtaGCCGCCAGGTACGAGAGGAAAACAACGATATATTTCACTGCTGCGGTTGATTTCTGCGATTGACAAAGAGGAGCGTACATGCGGTTCACGGCAAATAAGACAGCCTGTGTTCGGGTCGAGTTTAGCCGTGTACAGCCGGGCGCCTTAAACCGGTCTTAAACGCTGGGACTGGATCACTGAGGGGTAAAAAGAAACTGACCCATCAAACGTCTCAAACCGGCCTCAAATGTTCAGGTTGTCCGGCACTCTTCATATCCAACTCAAATATATGGTGAATATGGGGTGATCCGGGCACGTCCGCCACATTAGCGTGGCCCACCGTCGACCCCACTCCATCACCACAAAGAAAACCCAATCCGGAATCCTAGTTCACTTCACTCTCCTCTCTCACTCCGTCTGTTCTACTCCCCTCTTTCGATTCAGTCCGACGACTCCGGCGAGCATGTCGAGCACCGACAACCGTTCCACTCCGACCTCGATGTCGATGAGGAGCTGGCTCTCCGCAATCCCCTGGAGAGGTCGAAGGTGGAAACGGGGAACAATTTTCGATTTGCCTCTCGCCCGCCCCCGCCGGCGCAGTGCAGACGCCGGAGCTGGCCTCTCCCGGCCCGCGTGCAACTTCGCGAGGATTGCGCAGTCCGCGCCACCCTCCGTCATCCACCTCCCCCGCCGCCCGCTACTCCGCAAGGGCAGCGATGGGGCTAGTGCCTGCACCACCGGCCACACGGGCGCGTACGTCGGAATCAGAGGCGCACACCACCCGCCGCGAGAGGCAGGGGAGAGTGACACGACGGAGCAATCTGTTCTTAGGGCATGTTTGGATATGCATATGCACGTGCGATTGCAATAGAAAAAAAAATGGGTCAAGCAAGGCTGGCTCCTAGAGAGGAGCGCATCGGTGACGGGCGATGACTGGCAAAATGAAAAATTGCGCGTCAGTCTGGCCTATCAGCCAATGACACCTCTATATTGTATATTGATTTATGCGTCTTTTAAAAAGTTTTTTAATGTTTATGAAATATTAGTATTTCAGCAGCTAGTTCGTCATCAGAGTACTATTTGATCAGTCCAGCAGGTCCAGAATACTACTTTTTTGTCAGACAAGGACACGCATGTCTCCGCCTCTTCTTTCTCCCCTACAAACAAATACAGGAACTTTATTTCATCTTGCCCAATTAAAAGCATTCATATCTTTTAAATCATAAGTTCCTatttgaaataatttatatatttGAACTACCGGCGTCAAGACCTTTAGAACTAGACCGATCTGGGATACATTTCAAATACATTTAAATTTCAACGTTTCTTGAAAAATGTGAAATAAACCTATTTCAATAAAAAAAACGTGAAACCAACCTATTTCACTAGAAAAATATTTTAATCCAAATATGAAACTGAAATGATAACTTGTGAAATTGATTATTTGGAAATGAGTAACATTTTATTTCAAAGTGTGTGAAAATATGTAATTTGACAAATGTGCAGTTGAAATTAAcatgatttttttgaaaaaagCTAATAACATATTTCAGAACTATGAAAAATAACTACAAGGAGTAAATTTGTAATGTATGATTTTGAGATTGTTTCTTAGAAATGTGAAATAGTCAATTTAAAAAGTGTGAGATATGTAATTTTACAAAAGTCAATTGAAATAGATGTGATATTTTTGAAATAAGCCAGTAACATATTTCAGAATTGTGAAAAAATAACTACAGAAAATGAAATTGTAATATGATTGTGAAACTGATTATTTGGAATGTGaaacaatttttttcaaaaagtGTGCAATTGTAATATACGATTATGAGACTGATTGTTGGAAAATATAACATATttcactattttgaaataaaatgTTACACATTTCTAAATAATCAGTTTCTCGGGTGCAGAAATGGATTTTCGCATTACGATTTCATTTTTTAATCACTATTTCACAATACAGAACCTAAATTCTATTTTCACCTTTTTTTTGCAAATATCACATCTATTTCAATTGCACATCTATAGTGTGTGTGGAAAAGGTTTGTTTCACATATCTGAAATATATTTGGGTTAAATAGATTTCTAGTGAAATGGGTTTGTTTCACATATTTATAGTGAAGTAGGTTTGTTTCACAATTTTTCTGGTGAAAAAGGTTTGTTTAACATATGGAATGTGAAACGTTGAAAATTATATGTGTTTGAAATGTAACCAAGATTGGTCTATTTCAATTGCACATTTCTCAAATAACCTATTTCACTCTTTTGAAATAAATTGTTTCACATGTTGACATTTCAGTTTTATATTTAGGTTAGATGGGTTTCTAGTGAAATAGGTTGGTTCCACGTTTTTCTATTGAAAAAGGTTTATTTCACATTTTTCAAGTGAAATGTGCTCGTTTCACATACGAAATGTGAAATGTTAAAATTTAAATGTGTTTGAAATGGATGAAAGATCAGTCTAGTGCTAAAGGTCTTGGCGCGAGGAGTTCAAATATATAAATTATTATTTCAAATACGAACTTATGGTTTAAGAGATACGAATGTTTTAATTTAGCAAAGAGGTAATAAAAGGTTGGGTTTATTATGTGAGATAAGAGAGTGTGGGCTGTCAACTTTCTACCATGCTTGTCATGCATGCCATGTGAAGGACAATAGTGGGGCCAAAAAAGCTATATTTCGTTAGGTATAATTTTTGTATAGCAGAAAAATATGAATAAATAGTTAGCAATCGCACGCATCTTGATGTCTGGATGAAGGATAGACATGTTACCGGCAGGTTAACGCGCAAAATGACTTTGTGCAATGGCCGGCAGTTGTGCACTTAGAACAACATAGACAGACAGACCCAGTTGGCATAAATTATCCTCAACACTCATTCGAACACCATCATTTCTCAAACCAAAATAGTGGGacaaaactaaaaataaataatGGAAACGGATTAATTGAGCTCATGCAACAAAAAACTGAACCATCAGTAAATTCACCTACTTTTCACGTCAACTTTGGTATCAACAAAGAATCAAGGAAAA is drawn from Aegilops tauschii subsp. strangulata cultivar AL8/78 chromosome 1, Aet v6.0, whole genome shotgun sequence and contains these coding sequences:
- the LOC109750755 gene encoding transcription initiation factor TFIID subunit 13 translates to MQNPSSNHPAPAAAAAGKSKSSGQAAATASGQGHQPSPTTPAAAKSKSSAAAGASGHGHNSSPATPAAGKSKVSAHAVAPGQASSSNQPHAVGGADAAASSLKRKRGVFQKDLQHMMYGFGDDPNPLPETVALVEDIVVEYVTDLVHKAQNVASKRGKLLTEDFLYLIRKDMRKLHRATELLSMNEELKQARKAFDVNEETLVVTNE